In Haliaeetus albicilla chromosome 14, bHalAlb1.1, whole genome shotgun sequence, one genomic interval encodes:
- the ARSA gene encoding arylsulfatase A isoform X1, with protein MGPRGRGLPWALVLLALRGAAGVPPSFVLLLADDLGFGDLGSYGHPSSATPSLDRMASRGLRFTNFYSSCPVCSPSRAALMTGRFQMRSGVYPGVFNPDSQGGLPLSEVTIAEVLKAEGYATAMVGKWHLGLGINGSFLPVHQGFDHFLGVPYSHDQGPCQNLTCFPPDIKCFGTCDQGLVPVPLLWNQSIVQQPVSFPDLVPLYNKFSRDFIADCARRGLPFLLYYASHHTHYPQFASQEYVGQSRRGPFGDALLEFDGSVGQLLQALEENGVANTTLVFFTSDNGPSTMRMAHGGSSGLLKCGKGTTYEGGMREPAVAYWPGHITPGVTHELASTLDILPTLTNLAGAALPRVALDGYDLSPVLFGSGKSPRRTMFFYPPSPDPLHGPFAVRLGKYKAHYFTQGSFHSDTTPDQACHGLTPLTPHLPPLLFDLESDPAENYDLLQSCAGPEVLQVLREIELQKVLFEQRMEFGESQIRKGRDPALQPCCVPDCTPKPSCCRCS; from the exons AtggggccgcggggccggggcctgCCGTGggccctggtgctgctggccTTGCGCGGAGCGGCCGGCGTCCCCCCCAGCTTCGTCCTCTTGCTGGCGGACGACTTGGGCTTCGGGGACCTGGGGAGCTACGGGCACCCTTCTTCTGCCACGCCCAGCCTGGACAGGATGGCTTCCCGAGGGCTGCGGTTCACCAACTTCTACAGCAGCTGCCCGGTGTGCAGCCCGTCCCG GGCAGCCCTGATGACAGGCCGGTTCCAGATGCGCTCTGGGGTTTACCCGGGTGTGTTCAACCCAGACTCACAGGGAGGCCTGCCGCTCTCTGAGGTCACCATTGCAGAGGTGCTGAAGGCTGAGGGCTATGCCACGGCCATGGTTGGCAAGTGGCACCTTGGCCTGGGGATTAATGGATCCTTCCTGCCCGTCCACCAGGGCTTTGACCACTTCTTGGGGGTGCCCTACTCCCATGACCAG GGCCCCTGCCAGAATCTTACCTGCTTCCCGCCTGACATCAAGTGTTTTGGGACTTGTGACCAAGGCTTAGTGCCAGTCCCGCTGCTCTGGAACCAGAGCATCGTGCAGCAGCCggtctctttccctgatctggtgCCACTCTACAACAAATTCTCCCGGGACTTCATCGCTGACTGTGCCCGACGAGGCCTCCCGTTCCTGCTCTACTATGCCTCCCAC CATACCCACTACCCCCAGTTTGCAAGCCAGGAGTATGTGGGGCAGTCACGGCGTGGGCCGTTTGGTGATGCGCTCTTGGAGTTTGATGGCTCGGTGGGACAGCTGCTGCAGGCGCTGGAGGAAAATGGTGTTGCGAACACAACCTTGGTGTTTTTCACCTCTGACAACGG CCCTTCCACCATGCGGATGGCACATGGAGGCAGCTCTGGCCTTCTGAAGTGTGGGAAGGGCACAACATATGAAGGTGGCATGCGGGAACCAGCGGTGGCTTATTGGCCAGGCCATATCACGCCAG GAGTGACGCACGAGCTGGCAAGCACCCTGGACATCCTGCCAACACTGACTAAcctggctggagcagctctTCCCAGAGTTGCCCTGGATGGCTATGACCTGagtccagtgctgtttgggtCGGGGAAG AGTCCCCGTCGGACGATGTTCTTCTACCCGCCGTCCCCCGACCCACTGCACGGCCCCTTCGCTGTCAGGCTTGGGAAGTACAAGGCCCATTACTTCACACAAG GTTCCTTTCACAGTGATACGACCCCAGACCAGGCCTGCCATGGGCTGACCCCACTGACCCCTCACTTGCCCCCGCTGCTCTTTGACCTGGAGTCAGACCCGGCTGAGAACTACGATCTGCTGCAAAGCTGTGCAGGGCCGGAGGTTCTGCAAGTCCTGAGGGAGATCGAACTGCAGAAAGTGCTTTTTGAACAGCGCATGGAGTTTGGGGAAAGCCAGATCAGGAAGGGCAGAgatcctgccctgcagccctgctgtgtACCAGACTGTACTCCTAAGCCTTCCTGCTGCCGCTGCTCCTAG
- the ARSA gene encoding arylsulfatase A isoform X2, with product MGPRGRGLPWALVLLALRGAAGVPPSFVLLLADDLGFGDLGSYGHPSSATPSLDRMASRGLRFTNFYSSCPVCSPSRAALMTGRFQMRSGVYPGVFNPDSQGGLPLSEVTIAEVLKAEGYATAMVGKWHLGLGINGSFLPVHQGFDHFLGVPYSHDQGPCQNLTCFPPDIKCFGTCDQGLVPVPLLWNQSIVQQPVSFPDLVPLYNKFSRDFIADCARRGLPFLLYYASHHTHYPQFASQEYVGQSRRGPFGDALLEFDGSVGQLLQALEENGVANTTLVFFTSDNGPSTMRMAHGGSSGLLKCGKGTTYEGGMREPAVAYWPGHITPGVTHELASTLDILPTLTNLAGAALPRVALDGYDLSPVLFGSGKVSSALLLPAESPSDDVLLPAVPRPTARPLRCQAWEVQGPLLHTRFLSQ from the exons AtggggccgcggggccggggcctgCCGTGggccctggtgctgctggccTTGCGCGGAGCGGCCGGCGTCCCCCCCAGCTTCGTCCTCTTGCTGGCGGACGACTTGGGCTTCGGGGACCTGGGGAGCTACGGGCACCCTTCTTCTGCCACGCCCAGCCTGGACAGGATGGCTTCCCGAGGGCTGCGGTTCACCAACTTCTACAGCAGCTGCCCGGTGTGCAGCCCGTCCCG GGCAGCCCTGATGACAGGCCGGTTCCAGATGCGCTCTGGGGTTTACCCGGGTGTGTTCAACCCAGACTCACAGGGAGGCCTGCCGCTCTCTGAGGTCACCATTGCAGAGGTGCTGAAGGCTGAGGGCTATGCCACGGCCATGGTTGGCAAGTGGCACCTTGGCCTGGGGATTAATGGATCCTTCCTGCCCGTCCACCAGGGCTTTGACCACTTCTTGGGGGTGCCCTACTCCCATGACCAG GGCCCCTGCCAGAATCTTACCTGCTTCCCGCCTGACATCAAGTGTTTTGGGACTTGTGACCAAGGCTTAGTGCCAGTCCCGCTGCTCTGGAACCAGAGCATCGTGCAGCAGCCggtctctttccctgatctggtgCCACTCTACAACAAATTCTCCCGGGACTTCATCGCTGACTGTGCCCGACGAGGCCTCCCGTTCCTGCTCTACTATGCCTCCCAC CATACCCACTACCCCCAGTTTGCAAGCCAGGAGTATGTGGGGCAGTCACGGCGTGGGCCGTTTGGTGATGCGCTCTTGGAGTTTGATGGCTCGGTGGGACAGCTGCTGCAGGCGCTGGAGGAAAATGGTGTTGCGAACACAACCTTGGTGTTTTTCACCTCTGACAACGG CCCTTCCACCATGCGGATGGCACATGGAGGCAGCTCTGGCCTTCTGAAGTGTGGGAAGGGCACAACATATGAAGGTGGCATGCGGGAACCAGCGGTGGCTTATTGGCCAGGCCATATCACGCCAG GAGTGACGCACGAGCTGGCAAGCACCCTGGACATCCTGCCAACACTGACTAAcctggctggagcagctctTCCCAGAGTTGCCCTGGATGGCTATGACCTGagtccagtgctgtttgggtCGGGGAAG GtgagctcagctctgctgcttcccGCAGAGTCCCCGTCGGACGATGTTCTTCTACCCGCCGTCCCCCGACCCACTGCACGGCCCCTTCGCTGTCAGGCTTGGGAAGTACAAGGCCCATTACTTCACACAAG GTTCCTTTCACAGTGA